From Arachis stenosperma cultivar V10309 chromosome 2, arast.V10309.gnm1.PFL2, whole genome shotgun sequence, one genomic window encodes:
- the LOC130960548 gene encoding single-stranded DNA-binding protein, mitochondrial-like isoform X2, which produces MNSLGVRLAKHLRISSLSSSSHVGMTRTGTQWYSTLLTESDNDEGLNDRVNDDRKNEELDDEFDDFLGSKPDLELQGVDPKRGWGFRGVHKAIICGKVGQVPVQKILRNGKNVTIFTVGTGGMSDQRITREVDMPRPAQWHRIAVHNHILGAYAVQQLSKNSSVYVEGDIETRVYNDSINGEVKSIPEICVRRDGKLRLIKGGESIDTNSLDELREGLF; this is translated from the exons ATGAATTCGCTGGGTGTTAGACTTGCGAAGCATCTTCGTATCTCTTCTCTGAGCTCCTCTTCCCATG TTGGAATGACGAGGACGGGAACACAGTGGTACTCAACATTGTTAACTGAAAGTGACAATGATGAGGGCTTAAATGATAGGGTTAATGATGATCGAAAGAACGAAGAACTGgatgatgaatttgatgattttcttgGTAGCAAGCCCGATCTAGAACTGCAGGGTGTGGATCCAAAGAGGGGTTGGGGATTTCGGGGAGTGCACAAG GCAATAATATGTGGAAAAGTTGGCCAAGTCCCTGTACAAAAGATATTGAGGAATGGGAAGAATGTAACGATCTTTACGGTTGGGACTGGGGGAATGTCTGACCAGAGAATCACGAGAGAAGTGGATATGCCAAGACCTGCTCAATGGCATCGCATTGCTGTGCATAATCACATCCTTGGGGCCTATGCAGTACAACAACTTTCTAAAAA CTCTTCAGTTTATGTTGAGGGTGACATTGAGACTAGAGTTTATAATGATAGCATCAATGGTGAAGTCAAAAGCATTCCTGAGATATGTGTACGTCGTGATG GGAAACTTCGTCTCATAAAGGGAGGAGAGAGCATTGATACAAATTCATTGGATGAATTGC GAGAAGGGTTGTTTTAG
- the LOC130960548 gene encoding single-stranded DNA-binding protein, mitochondrial-like isoform X1 — MNSLGVRLAKHLRISSLSSSSHAVGMTRTGTQWYSTLLTESDNDEGLNDRVNDDRKNEELDDEFDDFLGSKPDLELQGVDPKRGWGFRGVHKAIICGKVGQVPVQKILRNGKNVTIFTVGTGGMSDQRITREVDMPRPAQWHRIAVHNHILGAYAVQQLSKNSSVYVEGDIETRVYNDSINGEVKSIPEICVRRDGKLRLIKGGESIDTNSLDELREGLF; from the exons ATGAATTCGCTGGGTGTTAGACTTGCGAAGCATCTTCGTATCTCTTCTCTGAGCTCCTCTTCCCATG CAGTTGGAATGACGAGGACGGGAACACAGTGGTACTCAACATTGTTAACTGAAAGTGACAATGATGAGGGCTTAAATGATAGGGTTAATGATGATCGAAAGAACGAAGAACTGgatgatgaatttgatgattttcttgGTAGCAAGCCCGATCTAGAACTGCAGGGTGTGGATCCAAAGAGGGGTTGGGGATTTCGGGGAGTGCACAAG GCAATAATATGTGGAAAAGTTGGCCAAGTCCCTGTACAAAAGATATTGAGGAATGGGAAGAATGTAACGATCTTTACGGTTGGGACTGGGGGAATGTCTGACCAGAGAATCACGAGAGAAGTGGATATGCCAAGACCTGCTCAATGGCATCGCATTGCTGTGCATAATCACATCCTTGGGGCCTATGCAGTACAACAACTTTCTAAAAA CTCTTCAGTTTATGTTGAGGGTGACATTGAGACTAGAGTTTATAATGATAGCATCAATGGTGAAGTCAAAAGCATTCCTGAGATATGTGTACGTCGTGATG GGAAACTTCGTCTCATAAAGGGAGGAGAGAGCATTGATACAAATTCATTGGATGAATTGC GAGAAGGGTTGTTTTAG